In the genome of Torulaspora globosa chromosome 2, complete sequence, the window TGCGATTCATTGAAGTTGTCATTTCTCAGGAACTGCAGGAACTGGTCGTCGTAGCGCTTCTCAACGAAATATCTGTTCAGGTTGACTTTAACCATCGGCTTGTTGTCTTGTCTTACTAGCTAATGTTGTGTTGTGTGTTGATCTGTTCTCAATTCGCCATCGCTTTGTTGTTGAAATAAGAGCTTATCTTGGCGAATAATAGCTTCTAACTGAATAGTAAGCAGAAGTGTCTCGGATGTCTCGCAATGTCAGTAACCCAATTGAGTTACATAAGCTCACAATCGTCGATAAACGACAGGAGGAATCGCCGACACGGCTGTCTAACACTAGTTCACAAATCAAGCTTCCTTCATCGCCCAGAAGACAAGGGATTCAAATCGCCCTGCCGCTAGAATCAAGTCCCGCCAAGGAACACGATTCTCTGGATCTTACTCCAGTATCTTCGCCGCCGAGATCCAAGAGGAATAGTGTATCGTCGGTTCAGAGCGAGAGCCAAAGCCAAGACCTGTTGTACAGGTTGGCTGCTAAGGAGAGAGAAATTGTGGAGTTGGAACAAAAGCTACAATCAGCCAAGAAGGAGTTACTGCTCCTGGAGAACCACTATCGTTCGGTGGTTGCGGGACAGTCGAATTTGCGCAATACCTTGTCTTCCGGCAGCTATCGGAAGGATGATGTTATTCAAAACCTATCCAAAAAGTTTCAAAAGACACTAGACGAAGTGCACAACTCGCCCAACGTTCTCAAGAGTAAGAAAAGCATCAGtaatttcttcaatggtgAAAGGAATGCGCCAAGATCAGCGGAGGAGGCGAAGGGAAGGGGAGGCTTTTTCCAGAACTTGATTGACAAGTTCAATGATTTCTCAGTagcagaagctgaggaagaagaattcGATAGAACACAGAATGTTCACAAGGATGACTTTTActtgaaggagaaactTGAGtacgacgatgatgaagatataGTCAATGAAGAAACAGGCGCGACCTTGTTAGATGTTCAAGACCCAAGATTAAGGGACATATATAAGAGGTAATGAGAGCTTATACAGGATTGGGATTAGCCTCACTTGAAAGTGTAACCAATAATCGATTGAGTAGCCTTCAATGCTTCGTATTTGACTCTGGAGTCGGAATGGTTGAGCAGCTCCATTATTACAAGCTTACCATTCATTTCGCTGAGGACATCAACGCTTTCAGGTAAGAGCTCGACCACGTGAGCGATGTCGCTCAACGCAACCTCCAAGATAATCCTGTGCTGTTTATCATTCAATCCAGACTCCTTGGTCTCGATCAACAGGTTAACCAATTGTTTGAAAAGCTTCCAATTGTCCAGCTTGAACTTATCAATGTTGTCCGACCAGAAGCCGTTGTCAACATGGGATGGTGACCAACACAGCAATTTGGAGTCAATTTCGGCCAAGTATTCGTCAAACGACGTCAattcttgatattctttctctaaaatctctttcaaagtcgCCATATCCTGGCGAAGTTCTTCATCCGAGTACTTTCTTTCGCTGAGCCATTGTAAAGCGGGCAATGCGTTACCAAGCAGCAACAAATTCTTGATCGAACTTTTATGGTTCTTGACCTCTTTGGAAGTACATTGAAGGATGATTGATATGCAAATTCTGGATATCTTCTCCTTTATAGTAACTTTAACCAGCTCTAGAAAGTTGAGGAAATCCTGTAGATAATTTTGAGTCAAATCGTATGCGACTTTCCTGTCAAAGGTCAACAACCATATTAACAATAGTGAGTAGTATTGTAGTTGAATGATCAAATTGTTTGAGTTCGTGGCAACGACTTTCGTGGCCGAGTTTGGACCCAATGCCTGTCTGACTACCTTGAATAAAGTTGGGACGAAATTCTTTTGGGCTCTCCAAAGGACAGGGCGGTACGCCTCAATTGCGGCCAACTCCTGCAGTAACCTTATGCAAACATAACTTGTGTCTGTCATATCTAGGTTATTCAAAatgttcaagaaagtgtCGCTTGCGAGCATTCTTTCCACTAAATCCCTATTCAGCAACTCTGGCTGGATTAGCAGATTGACCAAATTGAACGAGGAGATCATGACCGTTTGACGATCTCCAACCAGAGAGACGTTAAACAACTCCTCCACTTTCCCAGGATTCTCGATAAAATATCGAATGGTATCCCGGGAGAACCTTGGTGAAGAAAGCAACTCTGCCAACAGGTTCTGTACGGATTTCTTTGAATCGGCATTGTTTGACGTCGATAAAAGATGTATCAAAGGCGACATCGTATTCTCATTAATCCTCAAATTTATATCCATGGAGCTTGATTGATCATTGGCACATTTTATAAGGATACTCTCCAAAGTCTTTGCATTAGAAGCGTCCAATTCGCTTATCTCGGCAGACCTCGCCAAGGCGTCCCAAGCCACGGGACGAGAGCGGATGGCACTGCGAATATTGTTGAAGTGAGTACTATCCAACAGAATCATCTCGAACCACTGGAACAATTGAAAGCGGTAAACCCAGTCTGTTGTTATGAACTGCGGCCCCTTGTCATTATGATTATGGTTGCAAGATTCTAAACTGTTGATAGTTTAGTTCGTGCGGGTAACACCACAAGCAACAACTGAGCTACAACTTCGAATCTGTCTAGGTGTAATCCATGTGAGTATCGAAAATGACTATTGATTGTCTTATGAGTACCTATGTATGATAGGTGCATTTAAACACCTCGTGAACTTTTATTTATCTGACCGCGCCCTTGAGCTAGGTCCCCAGCTTGCGACGGTCTAGGAAAATTCTCTCTCATATTCCTTAGTCATGTCTGCACTATCTATAGCGCCACAGACAGTCTCGCACATTATACCGGTAACCAAGTAAGGATCAATGTTGGAGGCGGGTCTGCGGTCTTCGAAGTAACCGTAGCCCTCCTTGGCGACGGATCTGGGGATTCTTATCGAAGCGCCTCTGTTGGCGACACCAGAAGAGAATGCCGTCATCGAGGCGGTTTCGTGTCTGCCCGTCAGTCTCTGCTCGTTGTCGGCACCATATAGCTTGATGTGCTCGGCGTGTCTCTTGGACAAGCTCTCGATAGCAGCCTCGATGTACTTCATACCGCCCGGcgatctcatcttctttgTGGAGACATTGGTATGGCAACCAGCGCCGTTCCAGTCACCCTTCAAAGGCTTTGGATGCAGCGAGATCTTGACAGCAAACTCTTCGGCCACTCTGCTTAGCAAATATCTGGCAATCCACAATTGGTCACCCATGTCGATACCCGTGCAAGGACCCACCTGGAATTCCCATTGCGATGGCATCACCTCAGCGTTGATACCGGAGATTTCGATACCGGCGTACAGACAAGCCCTGTAGTGCGCTTCGATCACGTCTCTGGCATGCACTTTACCGGCACCTACACCACAGTAGTAAGGACCCTGTGGAGCTGGGAACCCGCCCTTTGGCCACCCGTACACGTTGTCGTATTCGTCAAACAGCGTGTACTCCTGTTCCAGACCAAACCAGATCTCCTCGTCCTTGTGTGCTGCGAAAAGCTTGGCTGCCTCGTGTCTGTGGTTGAATTTGTTTGGCGTACCGTCGTTGTTATAGCACTCGGCGAGAACAATGATGTTGTCGCCTCTTCTGAATGGGTCCGGATACATAGCCACCGGTTTCAAATACACGTCCGAATCGTGTCCGGGCGCCTGGTTGGTCGACGAACCATCAAAGTTCCACTCTGGCAATTGATCCACCGAAGTAACTGCCTTTTTCAAAGTCCTACCCTTCGAACGCAGGTTCCCAGTACCATCTACCCAAACGTACTCTGCAATAACCCTACCATTTTGGCTCAAATCCAGGTatttttgcaaaatctgCGTCTTCTCAACACCACTCATCTCTGTCTTATTATGTTATATTACGAAACCTCGTTATAGCTGGCCTACTGCAGTAATCTAGGAcagatcttcaacaaggGAAAAAAAAGTAAGAGACCACTCTACCATATATATAGTACACATATAATGGAAAATTCTTCCATAGAGTCATCAAACAAGTAATTAGCATTCCAATAATAACAAGAAACATCAGAATATGATCATCATTGTGCACATTTCGTGACGATGGTTTCTTCGAAGAGAAAGATACTGCTAGATAGCGCACCGTTCGTCTGGCTTCTTGTGCTTATCATCACGATAAGCCCTGTGTTTACTATTTTCGTTACTTTTTCTGCTACACAAGTTTCTTTTTCTGCAGCGCGGGCTTTTTTTTGTCTGTTTATCTTTGTCCTCGAAAACTGATAAGCCGAGGGGCGACAGAGGAAAAAGGGGCGAGTGTCCGGTACAGCGGGGATCAGATGGTCCCGGACGCTGGCGCGGGAGCCGTGCGCCAGTCACTGGGCACGTACCAGCGGCCGAGTTCCCAGTTGGGCAGGCTGGCCATCGCGCTCATTGAGATCCACGTCTGTACCTTTCGGTCGAATTGGATTTGGTTCGCGTATGTGGTCAGTTTGTACTGCGGGAATCGTATCGACAGTTCGTTTATGATGCGCTGCTCGGTGCCGCCGATCAGCGACGTGCATCCGGTGATGATCACGTTGGTCAGCAGCAGCGAGTAGACCTGTTCCGAGGTGAGGCCGCCCGCGGAGGCAGCTGCAGCCGCTGTCGTCGAGGATGACGacgctgctgctggtgtTCCTGAGCCGGGTGACTGGGCCGACGAGGAGCTCTTGGGGTTGCCGCTGGCGGCGGCATGGCTACGGTGGTATACCAACGAAGCGCCCGTACCTCCGCTCTGAGTGCCCATTGTGCTCACGCTGCCTCCGGCCTTCCTGATGGACTTGGACATCAGTTCGCTGAGACCGTCAGCGCTGGAGAAGGTGTCGGAGGCGAGGTTGGGCTGGAACAGATACTCTGCTATCTTGTAGCAGTCCCTCAGTTCCATCGTAATAGTCTTTTGGCCGTTGTATAGAAAGTTTCTCTTCTGCGTGAGCGGGTTTACCATGTACGGCTGGAACCCGTTCatctgttgctgttgctgctgctgcaattgTAGCTGTTCTTGGTAGTAGCGTTCGAGTTCGACGAGGTTCTTGTCGCTCACTTGCAGCATTGTGCTCTTGAACTGCTGGATCCAGGTGTTTGCGTTGTACCATGTCTCGCAGGTGGAAGCGGTCGCGGGAGTGTCGATCTGTGGAAGCTTGGAGATCTGGAAATCGAGAAAGTTACCGCCGAACTTGGATCTCATCACTCCGCTCTTGATCACGGTGCCGTCTACGATCGGCGTGACGGTGCAGCCCTTGGCGCCGATGTCGACGACAAGAGCAGAGCTTTTCCCCATCGAGAGGGCGACCGCCAGCGGCTCGATGACGATCTGCAGGACGGGGACGCCCAGTTGGACAAACGCCAGCTCAAAGTATCGCTCCATCACATGCATGTCGAACTCGGCGTGCGACGTGGGGACGCTGATGACCAGGGGCAGGTCGTGAGGAGACACTTTGAGTTGTTTTTCATATATGTATCGCCATTGCGCTTCCAGCGCGGTCCAGTTGTATGGCAGGCCGTGGGAGTCCATGATGGTGTAAACTTCGGTTCCCGGTGCGTTCTGTTGCGCTTCATCCAGCATTTCAAACGTCCCGAAGATCATCTCGTCGCCTCGTTGCAGATAGGTAGATGGGATTATGCATTGCGGCAATTCCATGTTGCTGAATCCGGCTATGGTGGAGTGCGAACCGTTGTGGATCACCACGCATTTCTTATCCTCTTTGGTCATCACTGGCGATGCTCTCTTCCGCTTTCTTGGCACTGTCTTGGTGGTCTGTTATGTTCTTCTAGTGCAAGGCACTTTTTTAGCAGAAAAGTCTAACAAATTTGAAGTCTGATGGCTATTCACGTCTACAGGCGAAGAGCCCGAGCAAAGGAGGGATGGATAATGAGCCGAAGGCGTACgaaaagctgaaggagGATCTGAAGAAGTCTCTGCAAGAGCAGAAGGATCTCGAAGACGAGTTCGACCGTCTGCAGCAGGAAATCTACGATAAGGAGACCGAGTACTTTGGAGGCAAGAGCAGTGGTAGCGTGTCGATGGGGTTCGGCAAGACAAGCTGCGGGGGTAATATCATAAGGGGTTTCGATGCATTCAACAAGTCGCACCACGGTCACGGCCACGGTCACGAATCGAGCAGCCATTTCACCAACGACGACCGGCTGTTTTCCCTCAGCAGCGCAGTGTTCGTTAAGCAGTTACGGCAGGAGGACTCACAAGATCATATAGAGTAGCATCTATCGCACACGTTTTGTAGTTATCCCGGTTAAGCAGTAGGCTATATCAGTTTTCAGAAGCGATGTGAAAAAGCTCCTAGTAGAATTCAACTCCTCAAGGGACAGATGAAAGAGCTGATAATGCGTCCAGCGACTAGATCCATCTCAATCCTCAGGCCTGTCACTTCCACGGTAATACCCACACAGGCCGAATTGACCACTGCAACGGGTACCAATGCCGAATCGTTGTTCTTCGAAACGCCCGCGACCCCGCAATTCAGGGTTCTGGGCCAGCCACCAACGCTAGCTTCGCTTGTGATCCCGCCGTCGATTCCTCTATATGTTAGAAAGGGCTGTCTGACGTCTCTACACGGTTCGGCGTCCATCTCGATGGCGTACGAGTGGATCGGCTTCTGGTCTAGTTTG includes:
- the ACF4 gene encoding Acf4p (ancestral locus Anc_7.451), whose protein sequence is MSRNVSNPIELHKLTIVDKRQEESPTRLSNTSSQIKLPSSPRRQGIQIALPLESSPAKEHDSLDLTPVSSPPRSKRNSVSSVQSESQSQDLLYRLAAKEREIVELEQKLQSAKKELLLLENHYRSVVAGQSNLRNTLSSGSYRKDDVIQNLSKKFQKTLDEVHNSPNVLKSKKSISNFFNGERNAPRSAEEAKGRGGFFQNLIDKFNDFSVAEAEEEEFDRTQNVHKDDFYLKEKLEYDDDEDIVNEETGATLLDVQDPRLRDIYKR
- the VMA13 gene encoding H(+)-transporting V1 sector ATPase subunit H (ancestral locus Anc_7.450); translation: MILLDSTHFNNIRSAIRSRPVAWDALARSAEISELDASNAKTLESILIKCANDQSSSMDINLRINENTMSPLIHLLSTSNNADSKKSVQNLLAELLSSPRFSRDTIRYFIENPGKVEELFNVSLVGDRQTVMISSFNLVNLLIQPELLNRDLVERMLASDTFLNILNNLDMTDTSYVCIRLLQELAAIEAYRPVLWRAQKNFVPTLFKVVRQALGPNSATKVVATNSNNLIIQLQYYSLLLIWLLTFDRKVAYDLTQNYLQDFLNFLELVKVTIKEKISRICISIILQCTSKEVKNHKSSIKNLLLLGNALPALQWLSERKYSDEELRQDMATLKEILEKEYQELTSFDEYLAEIDSKLLCWSPSHVDNGFWSDNIDKFKLDNWKLFKQLVNLLIETKESGLNDKQHRIILEVALSDIAHVVELLPESVDVLSEMNGKLVIMELLNHSDSRVKYEALKATQSIIGYTFK
- the GLN1 gene encoding glutamate--ammonia ligase (ancestral locus Anc_7.449), with the translated sequence MSGVEKTQILQKYLDLSQNGRVIAEYVWVDGTGNLRSKGRTLKKAVTSVDQLPEWNFDGSSTNQAPGHDSDVYLKPVAMYPDPFRRGDNIIVLAECYNNDGTPNKFNHRHEAAKLFAAHKDEEIWFGLEQEYTLFDEYDNVYGWPKGGFPAPQGPYYCGVGAGKVHARDVIEAHYRACLYAGIEISGINAEVMPSQWEFQVGPCTGIDMGDQLWIARYLLSRVAEEFAVKISLHPKPLKGDWNGAGCHTNVSTKKMRSPGGMKYIEAAIESLSKRHAEHIKLYGADNEQRLTGRHETASMTAFSSGVANRGASIRIPRSVAKEGYGYFEDRRPASNIDPYLVTGIMCETVCGAIDSADMTKEYEREFS
- the ARP7 gene encoding Arp7p (ancestral locus Anc_7.448), giving the protein MTKEDKKCVVIHNGSHSTIAGFSNMELPQCIIPSTYLQRGDEMIFGTFEMLDEAQQNAPGTEVYTIMDSHGLPYNWTALEAQWRYIYEKQLKVSPHDLPLVISVPTSHAEFDMHVMERYFELAFVQLGVPVLQIVIEPLAVALSMGKSSALVVDIGAKGCTVTPIVDGTVIKSGVMRSKFGGNFLDFQISKLPQIDTPATASTCETWYNANTWIQQFKSTMLQVSDKNLVELERYYQEQLQLQQQQQQQMNGFQPYMVNPLTQKRNFLYNGQKTITMELRDCYKIAEYLFQPNLASDTFSSADGLSELMSKSIRKAGGSVSTMGTQSGGTGASLVYHRSHAAASGNPKSSSSAQSPGSGTPAAASSSSTTAAAAASAGGLTSEQVYSLLLTNVIITGCTSLIGGTEQRIINELSIRFPQYKLTTYANQIQFDRKVQTWISMSAMASLPNWELGRWYVPSDWRTAPAPASGTI
- the EAF6 gene encoding Eaf6p (ancestral locus Anc_7.447), whose protein sequence is MDNEPKAYEKLKEDLKKSLQEQKDLEDEFDRLQQEIYDKETEYFGGKSSGSVSMGFGKTSCGGNIIRGFDAFNKSHHGHGHGHESSSHFTNDDRLFSLSSAVFVKQLRQEDSQDHIE